Proteins co-encoded in one Malus sylvestris chromosome 9, drMalSylv7.2, whole genome shotgun sequence genomic window:
- the LOC126583579 gene encoding uncharacterized protein LOC126583579 — protein MHGSPAEKSIRRRHMWPVPHSNATTVASDHSTATDSFSKDGRKICVGDCALFKPPQDSPPFIGIIRRLILDKEERLCLGVNWLYRPADVKLSKGVSLEAAPNEVFYSFHKDEIPAASLLHPCKVAFLRKGVELPSGISSFVCRRVYDTENNCLWWLTDKDFINERQEEVDQLLDKTRLEMHGAVQSGGRSPKPLNTPSSTPQIKSGSDSLQNSTSPFSSQVKGKKRERGDQGSEPAKRERLVKIEDGESGQSRPENMLKSELGKITDKGGLLDTQGVEKFVQLMKAESADKKIDLAGRRMLVDVIAVTDRLDCLGQFVQRKGLCVLDEWLQEVHKGKLGDGSSPKESDKSAEEFLFALLRALEKVPVNLHALQTCNVGKSVNNLRTYRNSEIQKKARSLVDMWKKRVEAEMNLNETKTGSSRGGVSWPTKHASSEVSHVGSRKIGSSSEVGTKSSTMQPSVSKTPQIKLGCGETVSKSSGSPGSTKLLSISSGNLSRDQNFRTLGAGASDLPLTPIKEERSSSSSQSQNNSQSSDHARTVGSLYREDARSSSAGSVSASKISGSSSRHRKSSNGLNGSTASGVKKESGPGKACTLNRNLTSEKASTVGVSYEKLPEVPMVDHGNNRLIVRLPNTGRSPARGTSGGSFEDPVNRGSPPAEKHDNHDQKSKHRSDALHGNSTADVNSDAFHSKEGSSGSEDGNVPTIGSEQNRGGEDGEKQTEASKATGSSSKVTLRTGKSYEASLSSMNALVESCVKFSESSGAASPSDDVGMNLLASVAAGEMSKSENVSPSGSPGRNSPVPERSYSEDDAKLKQLGKEIADIQCQPNGAVNSGATELGSGRDSLRGKNETRHSLTHLPTNGFADVKVASSGCGDRTAECNANLNCSSNKKQNTDGQSLRDDVKPGESCDASALEPLSCARKEGHLEAEGSNQSHEQGKLEASNDERTVRSSTPVVSEAASGSAKVEQDIEISTCSSSQLAGENHDLKKDSNSAILTEQKSSVVEGIHSDSREGKSEDAVLCSGSGNTLHVEFMDEQTDDIKASGHTAQPEKETPDSSVPFSQNSRDFAQDTTERNEAFVHCSDQPVSKAESPSISVKENEQHDKSSKCKSEVIESGETEERQVSSASGTAVKLDFDLNEGFPVDDGSQPEFVKAGDPGTSSSVHFPCPLPFQMSSMSGSFPASITVVAPAKGSFVPPENLMRSTGELGWKGSSTTSAFRPAEPRRNVEASPNTTDAPIVDTASTKQVRPPLDFDLNVPDQRVYEEVVQNSDVKSGSRDRGSGGLDLDLNRVDESPDIGPLVSNSYRLDIPPLPGRSSLSGGLSNGAVNDSRDFDLNNGPGLDEVGTDTAPCTQHLKTSMPPRTPVHGLRINNPDFGNFSAWFPPGNSYSAITVPPMFPGRCEQSYGAAAGSQRVLCPPTGNAAFGPEIYRRPVLSSSTAVPFPPATTFQYPGFPFETSFPLSSGPFSGSTAYMDSSSGGALCFPPMPSQMVGPGGVVSSPYPRPYMMSLPSGSSNVGLDGRKWGSQGLDLNAGPGATEIERRDDRLPLGTGQLSVPSSQGPVEEQLKLFQVGGALKRKEPDSGLDAVDRVSYKQPSWQ, from the exons ATGCATGGTTCGCCAGCTGAGAAGTCGATACGCCGTCGGCACATGTGGCCTGTCCCTCATTCCAACGCCACGACTGTAGCTTCCGACCATTCTACCGCAACCGATTCCTTCTCCAAA GATGGACGCAAAATTTGTGTTGGCGACTGTGCACTTTTCAAGCCACCCCAGGATTCCCCACCTTTTATTGGAATAATTCGTAGGCTAATATTAGACAAGGAGGAACGTCTATGTTTAGGTGTAAATTGGCTTTATCGACCTGCTGATGTAAAGCTTTCCAAAGGGGTCTCGCTAGAAGCTGCCCCAAACGAGGTCTTTTACTCCTTTCACAAGGATGAGATACCTGCTGCATCGTTACTCCATCCGTGTAAAGTCGCATTCCTTCGTAAAGGTGTTGAACTTCCTTCAGGGATATCCTCATTTGTGTGCAGACGAGTGTATGATACTGAGAACAATTGTTTATGGTGGTTAACTGACAAAGACTTTATTAAT GAACGACAGGAAGAAGTAGATCAGCTATTAGACAAGACAAGACTAGAAATGCATGGGGCAGTGCAGTCGGGAGGTCGTTCTCCGAAACCCTTGAATACTCCGTCATCAACACCACAGATAAAATCTGGTTCAGATAGTTTACAGAATAGCACATCCCCCTTTTCTTCGCAGGTTAAAGGAAAAAAGAGGGAACGAGGAGATCAGGGCTCTGAACCTGCCAAACGAGAACGTTTAGTTAAAATAGAGGATGGAGAGTCTGGTCAGTCCAGACCTGAAAATATGCTAAAGTCTGAGCTTGGAAAAATAACAGACAAAGGAGGACTACTAGACACACAGGGGGTTGAGAAGTTTGTCCAACTTATGAAAGCTGAAAGTGCTGATAAGAAAATAGATTTGGCTGGCCGAAGAATGCTTGTTGATGTGATAGCAGTTACTGATAGGTTGGATTGCCTTGGGCAATTTGTACAACGCAAGGGTTTGTGTGTGTTGGATGAATGGCTCCAAGAAGTTCACAAGGGAAAACTTGGTGATGGTAGTAGCCCAAAAGAAAGTGATAAATCCGCTGAGGAATTTCTTTTTGCCTTACTTCGTGCACTGGAGAAGGTTCCTGTGAATCTTCATGCGCTGCAGACTTGTAATGTTGGCAAATCTGTGAATAATTTACGCACTTACAGAAACTCTGAAATCCAGAAGAAAGCTAGAAGTTTAGTTGATATGTGGAAGAAACGTGTTGAAGCTGAGATGAATTTGAATGAGACAAAGACTGGATCTAGTCGTGGTGGTGTTTCCTGGCCTACGAAGCATGCATCTTCAGAAGTTTCTCATGTAGGGAGCAGAAAAATTGGAAGTTCATCTGAGGTTGGCACAAAAAGTTCTACTATGCAACCTTCTGTGTCTAAAACTCCTCAGATTAAACTTGGCTGTGGAGAAACAGTTTCTAAATCTTCTGGTTCACCTGGATCAACGAAATTGTTGAGTATATCATCCGGCAATCTCTCAAGGGACCAGAATTTCAGAACGTTAGGTGCCGGAGCTTCAGATCTTCCATTGACACCAATTAAGGAGGAAAGAAGCAGCAGTTCTAGCCAGTCTCAGAACAACAGCCAGTCAAGTGATCATGCGAGGACAGTGGGTTCTTTATATAGGGAAGATGCAAGGAGCTCGTCTGCTGGTTCAGTTAGTGCGAGCAAAATTTCTGGCAGTTCTTCTCGCCATCGGAAATCAAGCAATGGCCTTAATGGGTCTACTGCCTCAGGAGTTAAGAAGGAATCAGGGCCAGGAAAAGCTTGTACCCTCAATAGAAATTTGACTTCTGAAAAGGCTTCAACAGTAGGAGTATCCTATGAGAAGCTTCCTGAAGTGCCCATGGTTGACCATGGAAACAACCGGCTGATTGTCAGATTGCCAAACACTGGTAGGAGTCCTGCTCGTGGTACCTCGGGAGGTTCTTTTGAAGATCCTGTTAACAGAGGGTCTCCTCCTGCTGAAAAGCATGACAACCATGACCAAAAATCTAAGCACAGAAGTGATGCCTTGCACGGTAATAGCACAGCAGATGTTAACTCAGATGCATTTCACAGCAAAGAGGGATCATCTGGTTCTGAAGATGGCAATGTGCCAACTATAGGCAGCGAACAAAATAGGGGTGGTGAAGATGGTGAAAAACAAACAGAAGCATCAAAGGCTACTGGTTCCTCGTCAAAAGTCACTTTAAGGACAGGAAAATCATATGAAGCATCGTTAAGCTCCATGAATGCGTTAGTTGAAAGCTGTGTGAAGTTTTCTGAAAGTAGTGGTGCTGCTTCACCTAGTGATGATGTTGGGATGAATTTGCTAGCTAGCGTGGCTGCTGGAGAAATGTCCAAATCTGAGAATGTGTCACCATCAGGTTCTCCTGGGAGGAATTCTCCTGTGCCTGAGAGATCATACTCAGAAGATGATGCCAAGTTGAAACAACTGGGCAAAGAAATTGCTGACATTCAATGTCAACCTAATGGAGCGGTCAATAGTGGTGCTACTGAGCTGGGCAGTGGACGTGACTCATTGCGAGGTAAGAATGAAACAAGACACTCTCTTACCCACCTGCCAACTAATGGTTTTGCTGATGTTAAAGTTGCTTCATCTGGGTGCGGGGATAGAACAGCTGAGTGTAATGCAAATTTGAATTGTTCTtcaaataagaaacaaaatactgATGGTCAATCCTTGAGGGATGATGTGAAGCCTGGTGAGTCATGTGACGCTTCAGCATTAGAGCCACTTTCATGTGCTAGAAAAGAGGGTCATTTGGAGGCTGAAGGATCTAACCAGTCTCATGAGCAAGGAAAATTGGAGGCTTCTAATG ATGAAAGAACTGTCAGGAGCAGTACACCAGTTGTGTCTGAAGCAGCCTCTGGGAGTGCAAAAGTTGAACAGGACATTGAAATATCTACTTGCTCATCCTCTCAATTGGCTGGCGAGAACCATGATTTAAAAAAGGATTCGAATAGTGCTATACTGACAGAGCAGAAATCATCTGTCGTCGAAGGAATCCACTCAGATTCCAGAGAGGGGAAGAGTGAGGATGCTGTTCTATGTTCTGGTTCTGGAAACACTTTACATGTGGAGTTTATGGATGAACAGACAGATGACATTAAGGCTTCCGGTCACACTGCACAGCCAGAGAAAGAGACACCGGATAGTTCTGTTCCATTTTCGCAGAACAGCAGAGATTTTGCTCAGGATACTACAGAAAGAAACGAGGCTTTTGTTCACTGTTCCGATCAACCGGTTTCGAAGGCAGAGTCACCATCAATATCTGTTAAAGAAAATGAGCAGCATGACAAGTCTAGTAAGTGTAAGTCAGAAGTTATTGAATCAGGGGAGACGGAGGAGCGGCAAGTTTCCTCGGCATCAGGTACTGCTGTAAAGCTGGACTTTGATTTGAATGAGGGCTTTCCTGTTGATGATGGGAGCCAACCAGAGTTTGTTAAAGCAGGAGATCCTGGAACTTCGTCCTCTGTTCATTTTCCTTGCCCTTTACCTTTTCAAATGTCTTCCATGTCAGGGAGCTTCCCTGCATCAATTACTGTAGTAGCACCGGCCAAAGGTTCATTTGTCCCTCCTGAAAACCTGATGCGGAGTACGGGTGAACTTGGATGGAAGGGATCTTCAACCACCAGTGCATTCCGACCTGCAGAACCCCGAAGGAATGTAGAAGCATCTCCCAATACAACGGATGCACCTATTGTTGATACTGCTTCCACCAAACAAGTCCGCCCTCCATTGGACTTTGACTTGAATGTGCCTGATCAGAGAGTTTATGAGGAAGTTGTTCAAAACTCGGATGTAAAGTCTGGATCTCGTGATCGGGGCTCTggagggcttgatcttgatttgAATAGAGTGGATGAGAGTCCTGATATTGGGCCGCTTGTAAGCAACAGTTATAGGTTGGATATTCCTCCTTTGCCCGGTAGGTCATCATTATCCGGTGGACTATCTAATGGTGCGGTCAACGACTCCAGAGACTTCGATTTAAACAATGGGCCAGGCCTTGATGAAGTTGGCACTGACACAGCTCCTTGCACCCAGCATTTAAAAACCAGTATGCCGCCTCGTACTCCTGTTCATGGTTTAAGAATAAACAACCCTGATTTTGGGAACTTTTCGGCATGGTTCCCTCCAGGAAACTCATATTCTGCCATCACAGTCCCGCCAATGTTCCCTGGCAGGTGTGAGCAGAGTTACGGTGCTGCTGCTGGGTCTCAGAGAGTTTTATGTCCTCCCACTGGTAATGCTGCATTTGGTCCTGAAATCTACAGGAGGCCAGTGCTTTCGTCCTCAACTGCTGTGCCATTTCCTCCTGCTACCACATTTCAATATCCAGGGTTTCCTTTTGAAACCAGTTTTCCTTTGTCATCGGGCCCCTTTTCTGGTTCTACTGCATATATGGATTCATCATCTGGTGGAGCACTTTGCTTTCCCCCCATGCCCTCGCAGATGGTGGGACCTGGTGGTGTAGTTTCATCCCCTTACCCGAGACCCTATATGATGAGCCTTCCCAGTGGTAGCAGTAATGTTGGCCTTGATGGTAGGAAATGGGGTAGTCAGGGTCTTGATCTTAATGCCGGGCCTGGAGCTACAGAAATAGAACGGAGAGATGATAGGTTACCTTTGGGAACGGGGCAGCTTTCTGTTCCCAGTTCACAAGGTCCGGTAGAGGAACAGTTAAAGTTGTTTCAGGTGGGAGGTGCATTGAAGAGAAAGGAACCTGATAGTGGATTGGATGCTGTTGATCGAGTTAGCTATAAGCAGCCTTCATGGCAGTAG
- the LOC126583581 gene encoding uncharacterized protein LOC126583581 isoform X2, which translates to MTQKQHIETFVIKQTDEARNNYHTLLRASLECTRWLLGQGLPFRGHDESLKSSNRGNYLELMHFLSKHNEQVRKVVFENAPKNLKYTSSDIQKDLVCACAIETINAITKDMEGEFFSLLVDGSRDSSTKEQMTVVLRYVNKKGEAIEKFLGVQHVFSTTSSSLEEAIERFFATTNLSMSKLRGQGYDGASNMKGELNGLKTKILNKYPQAFYVHCFAHQLQLALVAVVAIFFNNASILVNTIGSSCKRRDAFREKQQEQIKKALDIGDLETGRGLNQENSLMRPCDTRWNSHYGTIVSIIVMFEAVVEVLEWIKDDTNQDNFGETSHLFHNIQTFDFVFHLFLMRLILGVTNELSQALQKKDQDIVNAMALVEVCKQRLQSLRDDDFGDLLDDVQKFCQEHDIVVPNMEDLHFVPGKSRRKAPRLTNFHYYRVDLYFQVLDTQLKELNDRFNELNFILKILIVCTS; encoded by the exons ATGACACAAAAACAACACATTGAAACATTTGTGATTAAGCAAACCGATGAAGCTCGCAATAATTATCATACTTTATTGAGAGCCTCACTTGAGTGCACAAGATGGTTGTTGGGACAAGGTTTGCCTTTTCGTGGTCACGATGAATCGTTGAAATCAAGCAATAGAGGTAATTATTTGGAGCTtatgcactttctttccaagCATAATGAGCAAGTTAGGAAGGTTGTGTTTGAGAATGCTCCCAAGAATCTTAAGTATACTTCTTCTGATATTCAAAAAGATCTTGTCTGTGCTTGTGCCATTGAAACTATAAATGCAATCACTAAAGATATGGAAGGtgaatttttttctcttttggttgatGGATCACGTGACTCTTCAACTAAAGAGCAAATGACGGTGGTATTGCGTTATGTGAACAAAAAAGGAGAAGCAATTGAAAAGTTTTTGGGTGTGCAACATGTCTTCTCTACAACTAGTAGCTCGCTTGAAGAGGCTATTGAGAGATTCTTTGCTACAACAAATTTGAGTATGTCCAAGTTACGAGGACAGGGCTATGATGGAGCTAGTAATATGAAAGGTGAGCTAAAtggccttaaaacaaagattttgaacaaatatcctcaagcattttatgttcattgttttgcacaccaacttcaactagctctTGTAGCCGTTGTCGCCATTTTCTTCAACAATGCTAGTATTTTGGTCAATACAATTGGATCATCGTGTAAGCGTCGTGATGCATTTAGAGAGaaacaacaagaacaaattaagaaagctcTTGATATTGGTGATCTTGAAACGGGTAGAGGGTTAAATCAAGAGAATAGTCTCATGCGTCCTTGTGATACACGTTGGAACTCACATTATGGTACTATAGTTAGTATTATTGTCATGTTTGAAGCCGTGGTGGAGGTGCTTGAATGGATTAAAGATGATACCAACCAAGATAATTTTGGTGAAACAAGTCATTTATTCCATAACATacaaacttttgattttgtgtttcacctttttttGATGAGACTCATATTGGGAGTTACAAATGAGTTATCACAAGCATTACAAAAGaaagatcaagatattgtgaatgcaatggcgTTAGTGGAAGTATGCAAGCAAAGACTACAATCCTTGAGAGATGATGACTTTGGGGACTTGCTTGATGATGTACAAAAGTTTTGTCAAGAGCATGATATTGTCGTTCCTAACATGGAGGATTTGCATTTTGTACCTGGAAAATCAAGGCGTAAAGCTCCAAGACTCACAAACTTCCATTACTATCGTGTGGACCtctattttcaagtccttgATACACAATTAAAGGAATTGAATGATCGCTTCAATGAG CTCAACTTTATCCTCAAGATTTTGATCGTATGTACCTCATGA
- the LOC126583581 gene encoding uncharacterized protein LOC126583581 isoform X1: MTQKQHIETFVIKQTDEARNNYHTLLRASLECTRWLLGQGLPFRGHDESLKSSNRGNYLELMHFLSKHNEQVRKVVFENAPKNLKYTSSDIQKDLVCACAIETINAITKDMEGEFFSLLVDGSRDSSTKEQMTVVLRYVNKKGEAIEKFLGVQHVFSTTSSSLEEAIERFFATTNLSMSKLRGQGYDGASNMKGELNGLKTKILNKYPQAFYVHCFAHQLQLALVAVVAIFFNNASILVNTIGSSCKRRDAFREKQQEQIKKALDIGDLETGRGLNQENSLMRPCDTRWNSHYGTIVSIIVMFEAVVEVLEWIKDDTNQDNFGETSHLFHNIQTFDFVFHLFLMRLILGVTNELSQALQKKDQDIVNAMALVEVCKQRLQSLRDDDFGDLLDDVQKFCQEHDIVVPNMEDLHFVPGKSRRKAPRLTNFHYYRVDLYFQVLDTQLKELNDRFNEVNTELLLCMACLSPVNNFASFDKAKIVRLAQLYPQDFDRMYLMNLPIQLDNYIHDMKMHSEFSSLRGIGDLAKKLVKTGRCASYILVYKLLTLALVLPVATASVERAFSAMKIVKTPLRNKMGDQWLSDSMLVYIERDVFAFIDNEPIMRRFHGMKRRRQQL, encoded by the coding sequence ATGACACAAAAACAACACATTGAAACATTTGTGATTAAGCAAACCGATGAAGCTCGCAATAATTATCATACTTTATTGAGAGCCTCACTTGAGTGCACAAGATGGTTGTTGGGACAAGGTTTGCCTTTTCGTGGTCACGATGAATCGTTGAAATCAAGCAATAGAGGTAATTATTTGGAGCTtatgcactttctttccaagCATAATGAGCAAGTTAGGAAGGTTGTGTTTGAGAATGCTCCCAAGAATCTTAAGTATACTTCTTCTGATATTCAAAAAGATCTTGTCTGTGCTTGTGCCATTGAAACTATAAATGCAATCACTAAAGATATGGAAGGtgaatttttttctcttttggttgatGGATCACGTGACTCTTCAACTAAAGAGCAAATGACGGTGGTATTGCGTTATGTGAACAAAAAAGGAGAAGCAATTGAAAAGTTTTTGGGTGTGCAACATGTCTTCTCTACAACTAGTAGCTCGCTTGAAGAGGCTATTGAGAGATTCTTTGCTACAACAAATTTGAGTATGTCCAAGTTACGAGGACAGGGCTATGATGGAGCTAGTAATATGAAAGGTGAGCTAAAtggccttaaaacaaagattttgaacaaatatcctcaagcattttatgttcattgttttgcacaccaacttcaactagctctTGTAGCCGTTGTCGCCATTTTCTTCAACAATGCTAGTATTTTGGTCAATACAATTGGATCATCGTGTAAGCGTCGTGATGCATTTAGAGAGaaacaacaagaacaaattaagaaagctcTTGATATTGGTGATCTTGAAACGGGTAGAGGGTTAAATCAAGAGAATAGTCTCATGCGTCCTTGTGATACACGTTGGAACTCACATTATGGTACTATAGTTAGTATTATTGTCATGTTTGAAGCCGTGGTGGAGGTGCTTGAATGGATTAAAGATGATACCAACCAAGATAATTTTGGTGAAACAAGTCATTTATTCCATAACATacaaacttttgattttgtgtttcacctttttttGATGAGACTCATATTGGGAGTTACAAATGAGTTATCACAAGCATTACAAAAGaaagatcaagatattgtgaatgcaatggcgTTAGTGGAAGTATGCAAGCAAAGACTACAATCCTTGAGAGATGATGACTTTGGGGACTTGCTTGATGATGTACAAAAGTTTTGTCAAGAGCATGATATTGTCGTTCCTAACATGGAGGATTTGCATTTTGTACCTGGAAAATCAAGGCGTAAAGCTCCAAGACTCACAAACTTCCATTACTATCGTGTGGACCtctattttcaagtccttgATACACAATTAAAGGAATTGAATGATCGCTTCAATGAGGTAAACACCGAGTTGCTTCTTTGTATGGCATGTTTGAGTCCGgtgaataattttgcatcttttgacaAAGCAAAAATTGTTCGTCTAGCTCAACTTTATCCTCAAGATTTTGATCGTATGTACCTCATGAATCTTCCAATTCAACTTGACAATTACATTCACGATATGAAGATGCATAGTGAGTTTTCATCATTGAGAGGAATTGGTGATCTTGCAAAGAAGTTGGTGAAGACTGGGAGGTGTGCAAGCTACATATTAGTGTATAAGCTTCTTACATTGGCTTTGGTGTTACCGGTTGCAACCGCTTCGGTGGAGAGagctttttctgctatgaagattgtgaaaacaccattgcgtaacaaaatgggagatcaatggttgagtgatagcatgcttgtttacatagagagagatgtatttgcttttattgataatgagcctattatgcgaCGTTTTCATGGTATGAAACGTCGTcggcaacaattgtaa
- the LOC126583582 gene encoding xyloglucan glycosyltransferase 4-like, giving the protein MAPSTVVVTIEKPENPSLKHNLLDSSAFLEKQKAVSTKQFTWVLLLKVNRVFACLSWLPMALSGMFLSLKKRISRSDLTDEEPKTRGRLYKFIKVFLGLSILALVMEVVAHYKNWNLNLYQPWEVQGLVQWCYMVWLTFRVDYIAPTAIMMSNFCVVLFLIQSFDRLVLCVGCFWIKYKKIKPTIAEDAFDIEDPSSFPMVLIQIPMCNEREVYEQAIASACQMDWPRDRLLIQVLDDSDDINLQNLIKDEVSLWHQKGVNIIYRHRLIRTGYKAGNLKSAMGCDYVKDYEFVAIFDADFTPNSDYLKLTVPHFKGNPELGLVQARWSFVNKDENLLTRLQNINLCFHFEVEQQVNGVFLNFFGFNGTAGVWRIKALEESGGWLERTTVEDMDIAVRAHLNGWKMIFLNDVRVLCELPESYETYKKQQHRWHSGPMQLFRLCLPAILTSKISIWKKSNLIFLFFLLRKLILPFYSFTLFCIILPLTMFLPEAELPLWVICYIPIFMSFLNILPSPKSFPFLVPYLLFENTMSVTKFNAMVSGLFQLGSSYEWVVTKKTGRSSESDLLAYAERESMSASEEKILRRNSESGLALLSKLKEQEVVAPKKKKKNGIYRKELALAFLLLTAAARSFLSAHGVHFYFLLFQGLSFLAVGLDLIGEQMG; this is encoded by the exons ATGGCTCCGAGCACAGTCGTGGTCACAATCGAAAAGCCCGAAAACCCGTCATTGAAGCACAATCTTTTGGATTCCTCAGCCTTTCTGGAGAAACAGAAAGCCGTGAGCACCAAGCAATTCACATGGGTTCTTCTCCTTAAAGTGAACAGAGTATTCGCCTGCCTCTCATGGCTGCCAATGGCGCTGAGTGGAATGTTCCTTTCGCTTAAAAAGCGCATTTCGCGGTCTGACTTGACCGACGAAGAGCCAAAAACCCGAGGAAGGCTGTACAAATTCATCAAAGTCTTCCTCGGGTTGTCGATTTTGGCTCTAGTCATGGAAGTAGTTGCGCATTACAAGAACTGGAATTTGAATTTGTATCAGCCATGGGAGGTGCAGGGTCTGGTGCAGTGGTGCTACATGGTTTGGTTGACTTTCAGAGTTGACTATATTGCCCCTACGGCTATCATGATGTCCAACTTCTGCGTTGTGCTTTTTCTGATTCAATCTTTTGATCGATTGGTTTTGTGTGTTGGATGCTTCTGGATCAAGTACAAGAAGATAAAGCCAACAATTGCAGAAGATGCTTTTGACATTGAAGATCCTTCTAGTTTTCCAATGGTGCTTATTCAGATCCCTATGTGCAATGAGAGAGAG GTGTATGAGCAAGCAATTGCATCTGCATGCCAGATGGATTGGCCAAGAGACAGACTTTTGATTCAGGTTCTAGATGACTCAGATGATATAAATTTGCAGAATTTGATCAAAGACGAAGTCTCGTTGTGGCATCAGAAAGGTGTAAACATAATCTACAGACATCGGTTGATCAGAACAGGCTACAAAGCCGGCAACCTTAAGTCCGCTATGGGTTGTGATTATGTCAAAGACTATGAGTTTGTGGCAATTTTCGATGCTGATTTCACTCCGAATTCTGATTACCTTAAGCTTACAGTTCCTCATTTCAAG GGAAATCCGGAACTAGGACTTGTCCAGGCTCGATGGTCTTTCGTGAACAAGGACGAGAACTTACTCACAAGGCTTCAAAACATCAATTTGTGCTTCCATTTTGAAGTGGAACAGCAAGTGAATGGAGTGTTTCTCAATTTCTTTGGATTCAATGGGACTGCGGGAGTTTGGAGAATCAAGGCTTTGGAAGAATCAGGAGGCTGGCTGGAGAGAACAACCGTTGAGGACATGGACATTGCCGTTCGAGCACACTTGAACGGATGGAAAATGATCTTCCTCAATGATGTCAGAGTCCTCTGTGAATTGCCAGAGTCTTATGAAACTTATAAGAAGCAGCAGCACCGTTGGCATTCGGGGCCAATGCAGCTCTTCAGATTGTGTCTTCCTGCTATCTTGACTTCCAAG ATATCGAtttggaagaaatcaaacttgatatttcttttctttctgttgAGGAAGCTAATTCTTCCCTTCTACTCATTCACATTGTTTTGTATCATACTTCCACTGACCATGTTCTTACCCGAGGCTGAACTTCCTCTTTGGGTAATCTGCTACATTCCGATTTTCATGTCCTTTCTAAACATCCTCCCGTCCCCGAAATCCTTCCCTTTCTTGGTCCCCTACCTGCTCTTCGAGAACACAATGTCCGTCACAAAATTCAACGCCATGGTCTCGGGGCTATTTCAGCTCGGAAGTTCTTACGAGTGGGTGGTGACAAAGAAGACCGGAAGATCATCTGAGTCGGATTTGCTAGCCTATGCTGAGAGGGAATCGATGTCTGCGAGCGAAGAGAAGATCCTGAGGAGGAACTCCGAGTCGGGTCTAGCATTGTTAAGCAAACTCAAGGAACAAGAAGTAGTAGCtccgaagaaaaagaagaagaacggGATATACAGGAAAGAGCTTGCTCTTGCTTTCTTGCTGCTCACTGCAGCAGCCAGAAGCTTCTTATCTGCTCATGGAGTTCACTTCtacttcttgcttttccaaggCTTGTCATTTCTTGCTGTAGGGTTGGACTTAATAGGTGAGCAGATGGGCTAA